The genomic window CGACTACTTTAATTTTTAAATAGTCTGGATTTACACCATAAATAGTACTTGGCCAGTTGTTAGAACCATTAATTACTTGCCCACTACCATTAACAACAGGTGTCATGTAACTTAATAACGAAGATTGTTCTTTAATTTTTTCGTAATCTTTAAGCGTTAAAGTTTGTACATCTCCTCCACTTCCTCTTGCGGGGCCTCTATCATCTGCACCCGGTCTAATAGTAATCATGTTAGATCCCATTGCAGAAATAGTTGTACGAATACTTTCCTTCGAACCTTCTCCAATAGCTAACATAGCAATAACAGAAGCTACCCCTATGATGATACCTAACATGGTTAGCAGCGTTCTTGTTTTATTAAGAACGATGGCTTTAAAAGCGATTTTTAATAAATTGAATAGTCTCATAATTAATCGTCTTGTTTAGGTAATTTGGCTAATTCTGCTGCTGCAGATTGTATATTATGATTTTGGTAATCTTGTATGATTTGCCCATCTTTTAATACAATAGTTCTACCGCTAAAGGTTGCTATATCTGGCTCGTGCGTAACAAAAGTAATGGTAATACCTTTTTTGTTTAACTCTTGAAATAGTGACATAATCTCGTAAGAGGTACGTGTATCTAAGTTTCCTGTAGCTTCATCTGCAAGAATCATAACTGGATTATTAACCAACGATCTCGCAATAGCAACACGCTGTTGTTGCCCTCCAGAAAGCTGTGATGGCGTGTGCCCCATTCTGTCTCCTAAACCAACCATTTCTAAAGCTTTTATAGCACGTTCTCTGCGTTCTTCGGTAGAAACCTTACTGTTGTATAACAATGGTAATTCTACATTTTCTATAGCAGACGTTCTTGCCAATAAATTATAAGATTGAAAAATGAAGCCTATCTTTTCGTTTCGTATAGTTGCAAGCTCATTTCTGCTTAAATCTTTAACGCGCACGCCATCAATTTCATAAGTTCCAGATGAAGGTTGATCTAAACATCCTAAGATATTTAACATCGTACTTTTACCAGAACCACTAGATCCCATAATGGTTACAAACTCGCCTTCGTTAATGGTAAACGAAATACCTCTTAAGGCATGAACCGTTTCGGTTCCCATGGTAAACTCACGCTTTAAGTCTTCTATTTTAATTATTTCTTTACTCATCGCTGTTTACTTTTTCTTGTTACCTCCTGGACGTTGTGGCATAAAAGGACTTTCATTTGTACCTCCTGCATTGGCTTCCGATTTAGAAACACCTTTTAAACTATACACTAATTTATCACCCTCAGTTATTCCGCTTAAAATTTGAACATTTACACCATCGCTTGCTCCAAGTGTTACTTTTTTTTGTGTTATTGCTCCATTTTTACCCAATACCCAAAGTGTCTTATCGTTTTTATCAATATTACTTGCACTTTCTTGTAAATTATGTTGTACGTTATATGTTGCTAATATTTCAGCTTCTGGTTTAAAGTTTATAGCTTTAGCTTCCGCAGTTAACACATCATTTAATTCCAATGTGTAAATAGAGATGGTTGCTGTTAAACCAGGTTTTAATTTTAAATCTTCATTATCAGCTTTAATAACAACGGTGTAAGTCACTACATTTGATGTCACTGTAGGGTCTAGACGTACTTGTGTTACAACACCTTTAAATGTTTCACCTATATAAGCATCTACTGTAAATTCTACGCGTTGCCCATCTTTTACCTGACCTATATCGGCTTCATCTACATCTGCTTCTACTTGCATTTCTTTTAAATCTTGAGCAATTGTAAATAGCGTTGGTGTACTGTAACTCGCGGCAACCGTTTGTCCTTCATCTATATCTCTAGATAGAATCACACCGTCTATTGGTGAGTAAATATTAGCATAACCTAAGTTGGTTTTAGCCGATTGTAAATCCGATAAACGTTGTATAGCCGTACCTTTTGCTGTTTCGTAATTGTATTCCGCATCATCAAAATCCGATTTACTAATGACTTGATTATCATACAACGTTTTTTGTCTTTCATAAATAATTTTCATGTAATTTCTTTGGCTCACTGCATTATCATAAGCAGCTTGTGATTGCATGGTAGATGCTTTTAAATTGGTTTTATCCAGTTCTGCAATAAGTTCACCTTCTTTCACCACACTGTTATAATCTACATATATTTTTTCTACCACTCCAGATACTTGTGTACCAACATCTACTTGTGTTATAGGTTCTATAGTTCCAGTTGCCGTTACCATTGTTGTTACATCTGCTTTTTTTGCTACAATGGTCTTCGTTTCAATAATAATGGCATCCTCGCCCTTTATAAAACTAAAAGCTG from Algibacter sp. L1A34 includes these protein-coding regions:
- a CDS encoding ABC transporter ATP-binding protein, translated to MSKEIIKIEDLKREFTMGTETVHALRGISFTINEGEFVTIMGSSGSGKSTMLNILGCLDQPSSGTYEIDGVRVKDLSRNELATIRNEKIGFIFQSYNLLARTSAIENVELPLLYNSKVSTEERRERAIKALEMVGLGDRMGHTPSQLSGGQQQRVAIARSLVNNPVMILADEATGNLDTRTSYEIMSLFQELNKKGITITFVTHEPDIATFSGRTIVLKDGQIIQDYQNHNIQSAAAELAKLPKQDD
- a CDS encoding efflux RND transporter periplasmic adaptor subunit, whose protein sequence is MKNKKKLIIGGIVVIVLAVAAFSFIKGEDAIIIETKTIVAKKADVTTMVTATGTIEPITQVDVGTQVSGVVEKIYVDYNSVVKEGELIAELDKTNLKASTMQSQAAYDNAVSQRNYMKIIYERQKTLYDNQVISKSDFDDAEYNYETAKGTAIQRLSDLQSAKTNLGYANIYSPIDGVILSRDIDEGQTVAASYSTPTLFTIAQDLKEMQVEADVDEADIGQVKDGQRVEFTVDAYIGETFKGVVTQVRLDPTVTSNVVTYTVVIKADNEDLKLKPGLTATISIYTLELNDVLTAEAKAINFKPEAEILATYNVQHNLQESASNIDKNDKTLWVLGKNGAITQKKVTLGASDGVNVQILSGITEGDKLVYSLKGVSKSEANAGGTNESPFMPQRPGGNKKK